A genomic window from Pseudanabaena yagii GIHE-NHR1 includes:
- a CDS encoding glycosyltransferase translates to MNAADHQRIRMSLPYFNEFRWEPVVLCINPNFVEGVVDPNLDLTVPLNIEIIKCNAIPQQISRKFLIGNLALRAMPYLMRAVSKYLEKNTIDLIYFSTTIFPVMVLGRYWLKRYNIPYVLDFQDPWLNDYYDRTNSPPPGGKVKYQISQSLAKTLEPFALKKASHIISVSPEYSKILMQRYAWLDQEKFTILPFGAPEKDFEILPRLNINHKIFDPNDGYKHWVYVGRGGDDMAFSIKSLFMAIQAHRHQVPEAWQNIKIHFVGTKYSIFDNKKEIESIAKFYELDDLVTEYPQRIPYFEALKVLTDSHGILIIGSDDQGYSASKIYPCILAHKPILAILHEQSLVVNVLQNCKAGQIVKFNRTESSTESINELDLVIAKIEWLLSQSQNYTSHTDWQAFQSYTAREMTRQQCAIFNRCISS, encoded by the coding sequence ATGAATGCAGCCGATCATCAAAGGATTAGAATGTCATTGCCCTATTTTAATGAATTTAGATGGGAGCCAGTTGTCTTATGCATTAATCCCAATTTTGTGGAAGGTGTTGTCGATCCTAATTTAGATTTAACAGTTCCTTTAAATATAGAAATTATTAAGTGTAATGCTATCCCTCAGCAAATTTCTCGCAAGTTTCTGATCGGTAATTTAGCCTTAAGAGCAATGCCTTATTTAATGAGAGCAGTTTCCAAGTATTTAGAAAAAAATACAATTGATTTAATATATTTCTCTACAACCATATTTCCAGTTATGGTTTTGGGACGCTACTGGTTAAAGCGATATAACATTCCTTATGTTCTAGATTTTCAAGATCCTTGGTTAAATGACTATTACGATCGCACTAATAGCCCACCACCTGGAGGTAAAGTAAAATATCAAATATCTCAGTCACTTGCTAAAACTTTAGAGCCATTTGCCCTGAAGAAGGCTAGTCATATCATTAGTGTTTCTCCAGAATATTCCAAAATACTAATGCAGAGATATGCATGGCTAGATCAAGAAAAATTTACGATTCTGCCATTTGGTGCACCTGAAAAAGATTTTGAAATATTGCCTAGATTAAATATCAACCACAAAATCTTCGATCCCAATGATGGTTATAAGCATTGGGTCTATGTCGGTAGAGGAGGAGATGATATGGCTTTTAGCATTAAGTCTCTATTTATGGCAATTCAAGCACATCGACATCAAGTTCCTGAAGCATGGCAAAACATCAAAATACACTTTGTGGGAACGAAATATTCAATCTTTGATAATAAGAAAGAAATAGAGTCTATCGCAAAATTTTATGAGCTTGATGACTTAGTAACGGAATATCCGCAACGCATCCCTTATTTTGAAGCATTAAAAGTATTAACAGATAGTCACGGTATTTTAATCATTGGATCTGATGATCAAGGATATTCTGCTTCTAAGATTTATCCATGTATTCTTGCACATAAGCCAATATTAGCTATCCTGCATGAGCAAAGCCTTGTAGTGAATGTCCTACAAAACTGCAAGGCTGGACAAATAGTGAAATTTAACCGCACAGAATCGAGCACGGAATCCATCAATGAACTAGATTTGGTAATAGCCAAAATTGAATGGTTATTATCCCAATCACAGAATTATACTTCTCATACAGACTGGCAGGCTTTTCAATCGTATACAGCTAGAGAAATGACTCGTCAGCAATGTGCTATTTTTAATCGATGTATATCTTCTTGA
- a CDS encoding glycosyltransferase family 4 protein — protein MINLAIVASHPIQYYAPLFQRIIQESDLKIKVFYLWDFGITNQIDRGFQQSLKWDISLLDGYEFEFVSNTSKDKGTHHLFGLQNPTLTNQVLGFNPDAILLTVSYNYASIYKFLWELRNHNIPIIFRGDSHRILAKQDLKSKIKRLIIAKIFQNFAACLYVGKANYDYFRYHHVPEHQLFFTPHAIDNQRFSDANINLQEKVKLWKQELGIPLDSQVILFAGKFEEKKCPLDLIQAFIHAQLPSVSFLLVGSGVLESAIQDFAVQNQHIYLAPFQNQSLMPLTYAMGDIFVLPSYGASETWGLAINEAMCMGKPVIVSNHVGCAADLVKPFENGLIFEAGNVDALTDCLREAMSDRNRLKRWGEESKKIIANYSYDHVIAGLKQALKAVLK, from the coding sequence GTGATTAATTTAGCAATAGTTGCATCACATCCGATCCAATACTACGCGCCACTGTTTCAACGTATTATTCAGGAATCTGATCTCAAAATCAAAGTATTTTATCTATGGGATTTTGGAATTACTAATCAGATTGATCGAGGTTTTCAGCAATCCTTAAAATGGGATATTTCCTTGCTAGATGGCTATGAGTTTGAGTTTGTATCTAATACTAGTAAAGATAAAGGAACTCATCATCTATTTGGATTGCAAAATCCGACTCTCACGAATCAAGTATTAGGGTTTAATCCAGATGCAATATTACTCACTGTTTCCTATAACTATGCAAGTATTTATAAATTTCTTTGGGAGCTAAGAAATCATAATATACCGATTATATTTCGGGGTGATTCCCACCGAATTTTGGCTAAGCAAGATCTAAAAAGTAAAATTAAGAGATTGATTATTGCTAAGATCTTTCAAAACTTTGCAGCTTGTCTATATGTTGGTAAAGCTAATTACGATTATTTTCGATACCACCATGTTCCAGAGCATCAGCTATTTTTTACACCTCATGCGATTGATAACCAGCGCTTCTCAGATGCAAATATTAATTTGCAGGAAAAAGTTAAACTTTGGAAACAGGAATTAGGTATTCCGCTAGATAGTCAAGTCATTCTTTTTGCAGGGAAATTTGAAGAAAAAAAGTGTCCTTTAGATTTAATTCAAGCTTTTATCCACGCTCAGTTACCTTCAGTCTCATTTCTATTAGTTGGATCTGGTGTTTTAGAGTCAGCAATACAGGATTTTGCTGTGCAAAATCAGCATATTTATCTTGCACCTTTTCAAAATCAATCACTGATGCCGCTTACTTACGCTATGGGGGATATTTTTGTTTTACCTAGTTATGGTGCTAGTGAGACATGGGGACTCGCGATTAATGAAGCGATGTGTATGGGTAAGCCTGTAATTGTGAGTAACCATGTGGGCTGTGCGGCGGATTTGGTTAAGCCCTTTGAGAATGGTTTGATTTTTGAGGCGGGGAATGTGGATGCGTTGACGGATTGCTTACGGGAGGCAATGAGCGATCGCAATCGCCTCAAACGCTGGGGCGAGGAAAGCAAAAAAATTATCGCTAATTATTCATACGATCACGTAATTGCAGGATTAAAACAAGCTTTGAAAGCAGTCTTAAAATAA
- the ispG gene encoding (E)-4-hydroxy-3-methylbut-2-enyl-diphosphate synthase, with amino-acid sequence MTTVSENRPSTQNGKVEPIIDGSENLGVIVRRKTRPVQVGNITIGGGAPVVVQSMINEDTLDIDGSVAAIRRLHEIGCEIVRVTVPSMAHAAALSEIRQKLQRTYLDVPLVADVHHNGMKIALEVAKHIHKVRINPGLYVFEKPKADRTEYTQSEFDEIAEKVRDTLKPLVLSLKEQGKAMRIGVNHGSLAERMLFTYGDTPQGMVESAIEFIRICEDLDFRNIVISMKASRVPVMIAAYQLMVKRMDQLGMDYPLHLGVTEAGDGEYGRIKSTAGIATLLAQGIGDTIRVSLTEAPEKEIPVCYSILQSLGLRKTMVEYVACPSCGRTLFNLEEVLHKVREATKHLVGLDIAVMGCIVNGPGEMADADYGYVGKTPGTISLYRGKEEIKRVPEAEGVEQLIALIKSDDRWVDP; translated from the coding sequence ATGACGACTGTTTCTGAGAATAGACCCAGCACCCAAAATGGTAAAGTTGAGCCAATCATCGATGGCAGTGAAAATCTCGGTGTAATCGTCAGACGCAAAACCCGACCCGTGCAAGTAGGCAACATCACCATCGGTGGTGGTGCGCCCGTAGTTGTGCAGTCGATGATTAACGAAGATACTCTCGATATCGATGGCTCCGTCGCTGCAATTCGCCGCCTGCATGAAATTGGTTGTGAAATTGTGCGCGTCACCGTCCCCAGCATGGCTCATGCCGCCGCCCTCTCAGAAATCCGCCAAAAGCTCCAGCGTACTTACCTTGACGTGCCTCTAGTCGCCGATGTCCACCACAACGGCATGAAAATTGCCCTCGAAGTCGCTAAGCATATTCACAAAGTTCGCATCAATCCCGGTCTCTATGTATTCGAGAAGCCCAAAGCCGATCGCACTGAATACACCCAATCAGAATTTGACGAAATCGCCGAAAAAGTCCGTGATACCCTCAAGCCCTTAGTTCTATCCCTCAAAGAACAGGGCAAAGCGATGCGGATCGGCGTAAATCACGGTTCCCTCGCCGAACGGATGCTCTTTACCTACGGTGACACTCCTCAGGGCATGGTCGAATCGGCGATCGAGTTTATCCGCATCTGTGAAGACCTCGACTTTAGAAATATTGTCATCTCCATGAAGGCTTCCCGCGTCCCTGTGATGATCGCCGCCTATCAATTGATGGTCAAGCGCATGGATCAATTGGGGATGGATTACCCCTTACACCTCGGTGTAACCGAAGCAGGTGATGGTGAATATGGACGGATCAAGTCCACCGCAGGCATAGCCACATTACTTGCCCAAGGCATCGGTGACACCATCCGCGTATCCCTCACCGAAGCTCCCGAAAAGGAAATCCCCGTTTGCTACAGCATTCTCCAATCCCTCGGACTCCGCAAAACAATGGTGGAGTATGTCGCCTGTCCATCCTGTGGACGCACCCTATTTAACCTCGAAGAAGTCCTCCACAAAGTCCGCGAAGCAACTAAGCACCTCGTCGGTCTCGACATTGCCGTCATGGGTTGTATCGTCAATGGACCTGGGGAAATGGCAGATGCAGACTACGGCTATGTCGGCAAAACCCCTGGCACAATCTCACTCTATCGCGGCAAAGAAGAAATTAAGCGCGTTCCTGAAGCCGAAGGGGTAGAACAATTAATTGCCCTCATCAAATCCGACGATCGCTGGGTCGATCCTTAA